The DNA sequence AAAGGCCCCCAACAAGCCGCAGTACGTGGAGATCGAGTTCAAGAACGGCAACGCCGTGGCCGTGGACGGCGAGCAGATGACGCCGGCCCAGTTGCTGGCCCACCTCAATTACCTGGGCGGCCAGCACGGCATCGGCCGGGTGGACCTGTTGGAAAACCGCTCGGTGGGCATGAAGTCCCGGGGCGTGTACGAGACCCCCGGCGGCACCATCCTGCGCGAGGCCCACTCGGCGGTTGAGCAGATCACCATGGACCGCGAAGTCCTGCGCATCCGCGACAGCCTCATCCCCGAGTACGCCCGCCAGGTCTACGGCGGCTACTGGTTCTCCCCCGAGCGCCAGATGCTCCAGACCCTCATCGACGATTCCCAGAAGTGCGTCAACGGCGTGGCCCGCGTCAAGCTGTACAAGGGACTCTGCCGCACGGTGGGGCGCAAGTCCGATACCGACTCGCTCTTCAATCTGGATTTCGCCACCTTCGAGAAGGACCAGGTCTACAACCAGGCCGATGCGGAAGGCTTCATCAGGATCAATTCGCTCAGGTTGCGGATCAGGTCGCTGATGCAGGCCAACCGGAAGAAATAGGGGCATCAGACGCAGATCGTTTTGTTTGCACACGAAGGGGCATGACCATGTTATGCCCCTTTGCTGTATCCGATCCCCTTCCCTTGCCGGAAGCGTTATCGCCAGGAAGAAAAAGCCGTACGTCTCCGCTTTGAATTTATCCATTTTTCACGTATAGTAGCGCCCGACATCAACTTTACTCCCAAACACGAGGAACCGAGATACCATGTCCAAAGACAAGCTGTGGGGCGGCCGCTTCACCCAGCCCACCGATAAGTTCGTCGAGGAGTTTACCGCCTCGATCCAGTTCGACAAGCGCCTCTACCATCAGGATATCCGGGGCTCCATCGCCCATGCCCGCATGCTGGGCAAGCAGGGGATCATCCCCATGGAGGATGTGGAGCAGATCGTCCACGGCCTACAGCAGATCCTGCAACAGATCGAGGCCGGCGAGTTCGACTTTTCCATCGCCTTGGAAGACATCCACATGAATATCGAGGCCAGGCTCTCCGCCAAGATCGGCGAGGCGGGCAAACGCCTGCATACCGGCCGCTCGCGCAACGATCAGGTGGCCCTGGATATCCGCCTCTACCTGCGGGACGAGATCGTGGAGATCGCCACCTATCTGGACCTGCTGATCGACGCCCTGTTGGGGCAGGCCGAGGCGAACCTGGATGTGATCATGCCCGGCTTCACCCACCTGCAGACCGCCCAGCCGATCCTGTTCAGCCACCACCTGATGGCCTACGTGGAGATGCTCAAACGCGACAAGGGGCGCATGGAGGATTGCCTGAAACGGGTCAATGTCCTCCCCCTGGGGGCGGGCGCCCTGGCCGGCACCACCTTCCCCATCGACCGGGAGTACGTGGCCGAGCAACTGAACTTCCCCGCCATTACCCGCAACTCCCTGGACTCGGTCTCGGACCGGGATTTCGCCCTGGAGTTCCTGGCCGCGTCGTCGATCCTGATGATGCACCTGTCCCGTTTTTCCGAGGAGTTGATCCTCTGGTCCACCAGCGAGTTCAGGTTCATCGAGCTGTCGGACGGCTTCTGCACCGGTTCGTCCATCATGCCCCAGAAGAAGAACCCGGACGTGCCCGAACTGGTCCGGGGCAAGACCGGCAGGGTCTACGGCAACCTGATGGCGCTTTTGACGGTGATGAAGTCGCTGCCGCTGGCCTACAACAAGGACATGCAGGAGGACAAGGAGCCGCTTTTCGACACCATCGACACGGTCAAGGGGAGCCTCAAGATCTTTGCCGACATGATCAGGGAGATGCGGGTCAACGGGGAGACCATGCGCCGTGCCGCCGGTTACGGTTTTTCCACCGCCACCGACGTGGCCGACTACCTGGTGCGCAAGGGGCTGCCCTTCCGCGACGCCCACGAGGTGGTGGGGAAGGCGGTGGCCTACTGTGTGGAGAACGAGATGGACATCACCGAGCTCTCCCTGGCCGAGTGGCAACTGTTTTCGGCCAAGGTCGACAATGATATCTTCGCGGCCATCACCGTCGAGGCCAGCGTCAATGCCCGCAATGTCCCCGGCGGCACCGCCAGGGCGCGGGTCGAGAGCGAAATTCGCGCCGCGCGAGAGGGAAAGTAGCGTCCGATGTATTGTGATTTTTTCGGATTCACCGAAAAGCCGTTT is a window from the Oryzomonas sagensis genome containing:
- the argH gene encoding argininosuccinate lyase; the protein is MSKDKLWGGRFTQPTDKFVEEFTASIQFDKRLYHQDIRGSIAHARMLGKQGIIPMEDVEQIVHGLQQILQQIEAGEFDFSIALEDIHMNIEARLSAKIGEAGKRLHTGRSRNDQVALDIRLYLRDEIVEIATYLDLLIDALLGQAEANLDVIMPGFTHLQTAQPILFSHHLMAYVEMLKRDKGRMEDCLKRVNVLPLGAGALAGTTFPIDREYVAEQLNFPAITRNSLDSVSDRDFALEFLAASSILMMHLSRFSEELILWSTSEFRFIELSDGFCTGSSIMPQKKNPDVPELVRGKTGRVYGNLMALLTVMKSLPLAYNKDMQEDKEPLFDTIDTVKGSLKIFADMIREMRVNGETMRRAAGYGFSTATDVADYLVRKGLPFRDAHEVVGKAVAYCVENEMDITELSLAEWQLFSAKVDNDIFAAITVEASVNARNVPGGTARARVESEIRAAREGK